In Verrucomicrobiia bacterium, the genomic stretch TGAAGCTGTATCCATGATTGGTGGCCCATTGAAACACCGAATCCCAAAGCGCCTTCGTGACCTCGAACTTGTCCATGTAGATGGCGGAAACATAGTTCGTATGCACCGGACCATCCGGACTCCATCCATCATTCAACGCATCCCCCATTTGAAAGACGCCTGCCGGTATGAGCGTCATGTTGGCGGGCGCTTTGGGGTCGAACAGCCATTCGGTCGTGATGACATTCGTGGCACGAACTTGAATGTAATCAACCCAGTTGCTAGGCCCCGGAGTCGGAACCGCCGTCTGAACCGTGAAAGTGGCGTTCGTCGGGGCGTTCGTCCAAGTAACGTGACCATCCGCATTGAATGCTGTGATCTTGGTCGGCACCGGTCCCGCGACCCGGAAGAAACGCGCGTTTTGCGCGGAAAGACTGGAGACAAAGCCAACTGCACAGAGGAGCAACGCAAAAAATCGCATAATTACTTCAGGTTAACCAAGTCGGAGTCATTTCGAGTCAATTGCAGCGCTGCGACCGCAGTTCCCATGCCGGGTCAAAAATGAAAACCAGCGCATTAACCAGTCATTCTGCCCGCCAATCATCCGATAAACCCACCGCTACGCTCAAGCTGAGATGCGCCACAAAGGCAAACCCCGCTCGCCTAAGACCGGCAAGGCCAAAAGCCTTCGACCTTTGATTGAAGCCGGCCATAAGAATCGAATCTGCACCCGCAGGACAAGCACAAGTTATTGCTTTGAAGATACAAACCCCACAAGCCGCATCCCCGGTCAACGCCCCCCCAGCCCGATTCAAAAATGTCGGCCAAGTTTACATCCTTAAACGTCATTAAACAGCAGTTAACCCATTTATTATTAACGTCTAAAACCACATGGCCAGACTTTGGCAAGCGGTTATAAAGAGCCACACGTCGGCATCTCTTACACTTTCAAACAAACCCATAAGCCACTCGGCACATTTTTACTTTTTAAATTATACTATAACTATTTTATATATAATTGTTTATAAATTAACAACGGAGCCTTTGAAAAGTCCTGGCACGGGCATTGCTGAAATGGTGTCGTTGGAAATCGATCGGTTGTGGACACTCTTAGTCCGAGAAAATAAAGCCACCGAACGAGATTGGATTAAAAAATGAACAGCATCTTAAATAAAACGGTTTTAGTGGCATCGCTGGGTATCCTGTGCGCTTTGCCCGTTAAAGCGCACTTGGCCTCGCCGGACGGCAATTTGGTGGTGGGGTCCAACGATACCGACAAGAGCACCTCAATGGACGCGAACCTCGGCTTGGATGTCACCACGCTCTGGAAGTGGGACAAGGACGAAACCACGCCCCTGCAAGGTGGAGCAACATTCAGCGGCTCGGGCTTCACGGTTGTGTTCAGCCAGGACCTCAAAACCGCCACGCTTTCGTGGAATCTGACGGGCTTGGGCACGGAGCTGTATGGTGTTGCTTGGAAAGACGGCACGTTGGTCGATGGATACTCCGCCAACCTCGGTTACTACTGGTCTGCGGTTACGGATGGCCAGCACTACGTCAGCGATGGCGACACGGTGAATCTCACGATCGACCTCGCACCCGACTTCAAGAATGTCACGGCATGGTCGCACATTGCGTTCTATGGCACGAGTTCGGGCGGCACAACAAATGTCCCTGACGGCGGAACAACGCTGGCCCTGATCGGCATTGCGATGACGAGCTTGGGGTTGCTGCGGAAGAAACTCAGCTGACCAATTTTGCAAAAGCAAAAACGCCGCCAACAAATGTTGGCGGCGTTTCTTTTTCTTCTTTGTCTTTCGACAGCGCGCGAGCGGAACTCAATCAAATTGGAATCGCAACGCGGCGGCAGGAAGGCCGGCAAAGTCAGAGCTGAATGGCTCCGCCAAGGCTGATGGTGTCGACGCTCCGATCATTCGCGGTCTTGCCCATCGTCAGATTTCCGCAGGCCCAGCTTTTCCATCAACTCATAAAGCGTCGGCCGGCTGATGCCCAACTCGTCAGCCGCACGGCTGATCTTGCCGCCGTGACGCTGCATGGCGCGCTCCACAGCTTCACGTTCGGCTCCTTCGCGGGCATCCTTCAAGGTGAGCACTCTTGTCGACCGGTTCACATCCGCCAGTTCCAGGTCGGCCGGCACCACCTGGCGGCCTTCTGCCATGATCACGGCACGCTTCACGCGGTTTTCCAATTCGCGCACGTTGCCGGGCCAATCATGCGTTTGCAACGCGCGCACGGCGGCCGCACTGAACTCCAGTGAATTTCGCTCGTTTTGCGCTCCGAACCGTTTGAGGAACGACTTGGCAAGCACCGGAATGTCGGTGGCCCGCTCGCGCAAGGGCGGCAGTTTGATGACCACCACGGCCAGACGATAATACAGGTCTTCGCGAAATCGCCCCTCGGCCATCGCCTTTTTGAGATCCACGTTGGTCGCCGCCAGAACGCGTGTGTCCACCTGAATCGGAGCGCGCCCGCCGACACGTTCAATCGTCTGCTCCTGCAGGAAACGCAGCAGCTTGACCTGCATGGCCAGCGGCAATTCGCCAATTTCATCAAGAAAGAGCATCCCGCCGCCCGCCATCTCAATGCGCCCCTTGCGTTGGGCGTGCGCCCCCGTGAAGGACCCCTTCTCGTGACCGAACAGTTCGCTTTCCAGCAAGGTCTCCGGAATCGCGCCGCAATTGATGGGAACGAACGGACCCTCGCGGCGCCGACTTTGCCGGTGAATGGCGCGCGCTGCGACCTCCTTGCCGGTGCCGCTTTCGCCCAGGATCAAAACCGGCGCGTCGGTCGTGGCCACGCGACGAATCGCCGTGAAGACCGTTTGCATGCGCGCGCTGCCACCCAGCATCCCTTCAAAGCCGTCGTCCGATGAGGTGGTGCGCTGAAGCTCGCGATACTCGGCTTCCAGATGCGCCACGTAGCTTGCCCGCCGCAGGATGACCGTCAATTCGTCGAGATCGACCGGTTTGTTCAAAAAGTCATAGGCCCCTTCGCCAATGGCACGCAGCGCGTTGTCCTTTTCGCCCTGGCCGGTGACCACAACCACCTTGGCCGCGCGGTCCAATTCCAACAACGCGGCCAGCGTGGCCAGTCCTTCTTCGGGATCGGCCGGCCGTGGCGGCAGGCCGAGATCCAACACGGTGACCACCGGCCGTTCGCTCGTGAATGCCGACACCGCCTCGGCCCGGTCGGCTGCGGTCACGACGGCGTAATCGTTGGCCAGCGCCCACTTCAACTGGGAACGAATCTCCTCATCGTCATCAACAATCAACAACTTGGGTTTCATTGGCAGTCTTCTGATGCGTTGACGGGCAGCCACAGTTGAAACGTGCTGCCCTGCCCGGGTTCGCTTTGCACGGCAATCCTTCCGCCGTGCGCCTCGATGATCGTCTTGGTCTGAAACATCCCGATGCCCAGCCCGTTTTTCTTGCTCGTCTTGAACGGCCGGAACAGGGACTGCGCCACGAATGTCGGACTCATGCCGCAGCCGCCGTCCGCAATGCTAAAGAACACCTCGCCGTTTCGCAGCCCCGTTTCGATTTGAATTTTCCCCCGGCCCGACATGGCGTCCCGGGCGTTCAACACCAGGTTCACGATGGCCGATTCGATTTGCTCCACATCGATCGACACAAGCGGCAAATCCCCCAGCCTGCGTTCGAGCGTGATACCGGGCGCGTCGCCCGCGGACTTCAACGCCGTCTCCACCACTTCGTTGAGGCTGGCCCGGGTGCGGCGCAGCTCAAGCCGCTGGCGCAGCATTGTCAGGCGGCTAATGAGCTGGTTCACACGATCCACGCTCTTGGTCAGCGTGCGCAGGGCGTCCTCGCGAAAGGCGGGGTTCTCGAAATGTGCGGGCAGGTTGCGCAAGGTCAGCGTCAGCGCTGACGCGGTGTTCTTGAGGTCGTGCACCAGGAAGGTTGACATCGCCTGAAACGCCTCCAGCTCGCGGGCGCGCATGAGCTTTTCCGAGAGCCGCAAATTGCGCAGACTCGCCGCGATCTGATCCCCCAAACACTTCAGCAGTTCCAAATCTTCCAGCGAAAATCGCGCACCCCTCACCCGGTCGCCAATCACAATTAAACCCACAATTTCGCCACCGGAAATGAGCGGCAGACAGTAACGATGACCACTTTTTGAGAATTGGGACGGATTGCTGGCCCGCAGCCGGCCGCACCACGCCGCCACCGCACGATCGATGTCCACCGGCTGCACGGCATTGCCCAAAGCCTGGATTCCTTCATAAACCTCGGTCGGCAGGGACGTGGCCTCCTTTTGCCCGGCCTCGATTACGGTGGAGGCGGCAAAGGCAAACTGCCGCTCCGTTTCGTCCGCCACCCAGACCGTCACTGAAAGCGCATCGAAGGTTTCGGAAAGCACCTTGATGACCACGGACCGGGCAAACTGTTGCGGGTCAAACACGGCCACCGCCTGATGCGTGTAATCCGCCCAGATGCGGCGGTAGTCGTGCATCGGACGGCGGAAATAGGCGCTCGTAAATTCCCGGATGCCACGGCGCACCCGATTGGAAAAGCAAAGGGCTGCCAGTCCGCCGAGCGCGAGCAACACCAGCACAGTGGTCACGGGAAATGCGCCGTGCCCGACAATCAACGTGAAGCCCTTGGCCACCAAGCCCACCAGGACCAGGTAAATCCCGGCCAAAATGACGCTCATCGATTTGTGCAGGGCCTCGGTGGACGGGTAGATGTCAATTTGTGCCAGGCGTGAGCGATAGGCGGCGACCGTCAGGAAAACGCAGGCCACGAGCAGCGCCGCGGAGTTGATGATGACCAGATGAACGTTCAGGGCCGAGGTGATGACGACCTGGCTGCTGGTGTAGATTCTCGCCCCGCTCAAGAGCGCCAGCCCAATGACGGCGTATTTGATCTTCCAGCGGGCGGTCCCCACGGAGGCCCGGAAGGTCCATTCCAAATTTGCCAGCATTCCCACCGCACCGATGATCAGAATTAGATTCACGGCCTGCGCCGCCAGCGACATCGGCATCACCAGCTGACCGGCCCGCGCCATCCAAACCGCGTCGGCCACCAAATCGGACCAGAAAACCAATGTGAGTGCAATGGGTGTGGCCAGCAGCAAAAACAATGAGATGGCCCAGCGACGCAGAAATTGCCCGGCGTTCAGGCGGGCAAACGTGAGACTGAACGCCAGCCAGGCCGAAGGCAAAATGGCCTCCGTCAACAAACACAACCGCTGCCAGCGCAGCATTGGCTCGTTATGAACGGCCGAGACGCTCGCAAACTGGAAGAGGGCCTCCAGGCCCAGCAGCACCATTACGAGCAGGAAGAACCACTGGGGCAAAGCAAACGACCGGCGCAGGATCACCCCGATGACAAATGCAAACGCGCCGAGCGCGGCCACCAAATTGATTAGTTCAGCGATTCCCATGTTCAGTGCGTGAACAGTGTCGGTAGGCATTGCCCGCCTCCGCCCAACGGCGGCCCGCCTCTACTTCAGGCCCGCCAGAATGGTGCGCGCCTGTTCCGCAAAGGCACTGCCCGGATTCAACGCCAGGGCGCGCGTCAGCGACGCCTTGCAATCGTCGCCGAGCTTGAATTTGTGCTGCGCAAAACCAAGCGTGTAATACAAGTCCGCGTCCGTCGGATAGGCGCTCGCGCTCTGCTTGAGCAGTTGGATGGCGGACGAAAACTCGCCGCGTTGGTAGGCCAGTCCGCCCAACAAGCGGGCAATCTGAAGGTCATCGGGAAAAGCTTCCCGCGCCTTGCTGGCGAAATCGTAAGCCTTTTGGGCGTCGTGCAGCGGCCCCGCGTAAAGCAGGGCCAGTGGTTTGTAGGCCGGTGAAAACGCCGGATATTGTTGCAGCGCCTTTTCGTAAATCTCCCGCGCCGTTGTCGCGTCGCCTTGATTTGCTTTCAACCGGCCCAAGACCATCAGCGCCGGCACATAATCGGGTTGTTGCCGCAGCACCGATTCGACCCGCGGAAGCGCATTCGTGGCCGGACCGGTCAAAAGGACATTCATTTCCAGAAAAAGCCGGGCCGCACCGGCATTGGGCGAAGGCGGCGTGGCCGCCACGACCTTTTGCATCGCCGCCACGGCGTCGGCCTCGTTGCCCACCGCGTAGGCGGCAAGCGCCAGGTCAAAATGCACGCCCGCATCCGCCGCCTCGTCCCGGGCGCTTTCCTGGAGCAGGCTGTAAGCCCATTTGAAATCCTCTGCGTTCCGAGCTGAGTCAAAGGCAATCCGCCCCAAGGTGTGGGTTACCTGCGGATTGTCCGGATCGAGGTTGCGCGCCCGCCGCGCCAGCGCCATGGCGCGCGGCGCGTCGTTGAGCGAGGACGCGTAAAGGCGGGCGAGCTTGACCATGGCCGGCACCAGGTTGGAATTGAGCGTCAGCGCCTTCTCGTAATCCTGCGCCGCCTTCTGCCATTGACCGGCCCGCTCCGCCGTCGCCGCCGTCCGGCCCAGCAGGATGGGATCCTGGGGAAAACGCGCCCTGAGGGATTCCAGTTCCTTGAGCGCCGCAGCATTGGTCGCGTTGGAATCGAGCGCGAGAATGCGCAGCCGCTCGGCGGCTTCAGGTCGCCAATTCGCGTCAGGGGCGCCCAGTTCCATGGCGCCTTGCAACGCCAGGCGGGCCGGCAGTTCCTCACCCATCATGTAATGAATCATGCCCAGGTGAAACTGCACCTCCGGGTCTTCGGGCAGGCGGCGCGCGCTTTCCTGAACCAGGCCGAGGGCGCGCGGATAGTCGCCGTTCCGATATAGCACCCAGCCAAAGGTGTCGGCGGTGAACGGATCATTGGGCAGCAGCTCACGCGCCTTGCTCGCCAGTTCATAACCGCGTTTCGGCTGCCCCAGGCGCTCCGAGCAAAGATAGGCAAGGTTGTTCAAAGCCAGCCCGTAGCGCGGATTGATCTCCAGGATGGTTTCATAAGCCTTGGCAGCGGCCACGTGATTGGACGCGGCGTTGTGCAGATACGCGATCTGCATCCACGCTGAAATATCGTTCGTGTCATGTGCCACCAACTGGTTGAACGTGCGGAGGGCGGACTCGTAGCGCTTGTCTGCCACATAGACGCGCGCCAGCAACGCCTTGGCCGACGCCGAATCAGGCGCCAGAGCAATGGCACGATGCAAATGACTCTCCGCCTCCGGCAGGTTCGTTTCCGCCAGGTAGATTTTGCCGAACAGTTCATACGGGACGGCGTTTGAGGGGGCGCGTTGCAACTCCTGTCGGGCACGGCTTTCCGCCGCGGCAAACTGGTGCCGGTCCAGATCGAGGTTGATCAATTGATCCAGCGCGGCATGAAAATCGGGGGCCGCCGCCAAGGCCTGCTCGAAACTCCGGCGCGCCTCGGCTTCCCGTCCCTGCCGTTGATAAATGAGACCGGTCATGAAAGCGGGCTGCGGGTTGGTTGGGAAACTGCGGCTGAGCGCTTGATAGATGCCCAGGGCCGTGTCCAAATGACCCGCCGCCTGGTGCGCCGAGGCCAGCAGAAACTGCACACTGGCCAGCGATGGATGCCGCGCCGCCAGTGCACTCAGTTCGGTGATGGCCGTGGCGGCATCACCACGACGAATGTTCAATTCGCCGCGCAGCATCGCCGCTTCCACCCACCCCGGTTGCAGCCGCAGCGCCTCGCCAAGGCTCCGAATCGCACTGCCCAGTTCATTCCGCTGCAAATAGACCAGCGCCATCTGATAGGAAATCCGCGGCGCCCGCGGCGCCAGACGGCGCGCATTTTCCAATTCGACCAACGCCTGGTCCGATCGATCCTGGGCGAGCCGCAGCCGGGCCAGCAGGCCGATGGCATCGACGTTGGCGGGATCCCGCCCGAGCAGCGACTTCAACATGGCCTCGCACTCCTGCAAGTGCCCCTGGCTCAAGGCCAGCTGTGCCAGGGCCTGCAAGGCCGGCAGATAATCGGGCGCCTGCTTGGTCACCGCCTCCAGAATCGCGCGCGCCCCCGCCGTATCCCCGGTCGCCAGTTTGAAGTTGGCATACCGCAACCGGTAGGGAGAACGGGGCGGCGCCAATTCCGCCGCCGCCTTGAACTGGGCCGCGGCATTGGTCATGTCGTTCCTCGTCAGGAGCAGATTGCCCAGCGCCATGTGGGCCGCGCTCGACTGGGGCGCGATGGCCAAGGCCTCGCGAAAGGAGTTTTCCGCCGCCGGGAGCCTGGCTTCCCGCACCTGCAACAGGCCGCGGGCCAGGTGATAGTCCGCCAGGCCGCGCACGGCCGGCGGCATGCCGGCGAGGCGGGACTGCGCGTCGCGCACATCGTTGGTCGTAATGCTGCTGTCCGCGAGCAGTTGCAGGGCGATGCCGTTGGTCGGCTCCTGTTCGAGCACGGCCAGCGCCTCGTCGCGCGCCTCTTTCACCTTGCCTCCGGCGAGCAGCACCATGGCGAGCTTCAACTGGGCATCGGTATCGGCGGCTTTCAATTGTCGGGCGGCCGAAAGGAGCGCAAACGCGCGGCTGAAGTTGCCTTGATCGAAGGCCATTTTGCCCAGGCTGTCGAGGGCCACGCCGTTGCTTCCATTTAGCCGGAGCGCGTTCAGATATTGGATTTCCGCCCGGTCATAGTCACCCGCGGCGTAGAACGAATTCGCCTCGCGCAAATAACGGGCCTCCCGGGCTTCCCGGGAACAACCCGCCAGCAGCGCGACCAGCGCACAACCGACAAACAGCAGGCCAAACTTGCTCATGAAACTTCAATACGATGACCGCTCGAGGTGGAGCCCGGCGAACGGGCGTCATGCGGCGGTTCCGTCCCGTCTGCGCAGGTGGCAATTTTTCCACGCGATTCCCGGCGCCGCTCACCCCGTCGCAGCCAGAGCAGGAATAAAAAAAACGGAATCAACGAAAGGGCAAAGAAAATCGGCCCGCCCCGGTGATGAATCGGGGAGTCGATCATGCCGGGGCTGACATGCACACACAGCATCGCAATCGTGAAAACGCGGAAGCCGTTGCGCAGGATGGCCAGCGGGATGACAAACAACGTCAGCGCGGCGCGGCGCCACGGCGACTTGAGCAGCAGGTCGCCGGCAATCAGACTGGTGATGAACAGCACCAGCGAGGAACGGATGCCGCTGCATTCCTGCGCCACCTGGATGGCGATGCCGGGCAGCCGGAACACCAGTCCTTCGCGATAAACCGTGCTGCCCGTCGCGGCGAAAAAGAGCGAGGCCGCCTCGGCGGACGCGTGTTGCAGAAACACCTCGATGGCATTTTCCATCGCCAGCGGCATCGGCAGGAGGAAGACCAACAAAACTGCCGGGAAGGCGCAGTGCCAGAGCAGCCGCCCGCCCAGAAACCAAAAGGCGCCCGCGCCCAAAAAGAGCAAATAGCCGAGGGTAGCCAGCGCCAGATGGGCCCGGGGTTCGGGCGCGCTCGTCCCTCCGTAACTCCACAACCCCGCCAAGACGGCCAGCCCGAGCAGCAACAGGCCGCCCGCGAGAAGAGGAGAACGCCCGGATTCACCGGGTAGCGCCGCGCGCCGTTGCCAGATCAGATACGCGACCACGAACGGAATCAGCAGCGCGTGCGAATGAAAGTCGTTCCCCCACGCAAACCGCACCAGCTCCAGCAGCGGCCACGCGAAGGCCAGCGTCAAACCCGCGGCAAACCAGCCGAATGCCTTGAACCGCCTCGCCTCAGCGTTCCTCGCTGACGAACCATGGGCCGCCGATGGTTTCAGTTCTGACATTTCATTGTTTCGACGCGCGTCGGGCACCGCCCATCATACGTCATCCCGCCCAACGGGAAACTATTTCATTGCCGCTCCCCGGCCGGACTCACGCTTTCATTACCTGGCCCGGCTTGGTCTTGCAGACCGCCATCGCGTTGCGGGTATCCACAATCGAGACCGCCCAATCCGCCAGTTCCTGGTAATTGACGCAGGCGTGGTTCGTGGCAATCAACACCAGATCGAAACCGGCAATGCTGGCGCGGTCCCAGGACACGGATTTTTTGCCCGCCCAGTGACTGTGTTCCCGGGTGGGTTTGATGACCGGCACGTAGGGATCATAATATTCCACCGTTGCCCCGCGCGCGCTGAGCAGGTTCATCAACACGTAGCTGGGCGACTCGCGCTCATCGTCCACGTTCGGCTTGTAGGCAAGGCCGACGATGAGGATGCGGCTGCCCTTGACCGCACGGCCGCGCTCGTTCAGCGCGTCGGCGACGCGATGCACGACGTATTCCGGCATCGCCGTGTTAATTTCGCCGGCAAGCTCGATGAACTTGGTGTTCTGGCCGTATTCGCGCGCCTTCCACGTGAGATAAAACGGGTCGATGGGAATGCAGTGACCGCCGAGACCGGGGCCGGGATAAAACGCCATGAACCCAAATGGCTTCGTTTTCGCGGCGTTGATGACCTCCCAAACGTCGATGCCCATGGCGGTGTAAACGACCTTGAGTTCGTTCACGAGCGCGATGTTCACGCTGCGGAACGTGTTTTCCACCAGTTTCGTGGCTTCCGCGGCGCGACAGGAGGAAACCGGCACCAGCGTCTTGATGGCCTTGGAATACAGCGCGACCGCCTTTTCCAAACAGGCCGGCGTAAAGCCGCCGATGACTTTCGGAATGGACGCCACCTTGCTGTCGGGATTGGCCGGGTCTTCGCGCTCGGGCGAAAACGCGAGATGAAAATCGGTCCCGGCCTTCAACTGGGACCCCGCTTCCAGCACGCCGCGCAAATCCTCATCGGTCGTCCCGGGATAGGTCGTTGACTCCAGCACG encodes the following:
- a CDS encoding tetratricopeptide repeat protein, with protein sequence MSKFGLLFVGCALVALLAGCSREAREARYLREANSFYAAGDYDRAEIQYLNALRLNGSNGVALDSLGKMAFDQGNFSRAFALLSAARQLKAADTDAQLKLAMVLLAGGKVKEARDEALAVLEQEPTNGIALQLLADSSITTNDVRDAQSRLAGMPPAVRGLADYHLARGLLQVREARLPAAENSFREALAIAPQSSAAHMALGNLLLTRNDMTNAAAQFKAAAELAPPRSPYRLRYANFKLATGDTAGARAILEAVTKQAPDYLPALQALAQLALSQGHLQECEAMLKSLLGRDPANVDAIGLLARLRLAQDRSDQALVELENARRLAPRAPRISYQMALVYLQRNELGSAIRSLGEALRLQPGWVEAAMLRGELNIRRGDAATAITELSALAARHPSLASVQFLLASAHQAAGHLDTALGIYQALSRSFPTNPQPAFMTGLIYQRQGREAEARRSFEQALAAAPDFHAALDQLINLDLDRHQFAAAESRARQELQRAPSNAVPYELFGKIYLAETNLPEAESHLHRAIALAPDSASAKALLARVYVADKRYESALRTFNQLVAHDTNDISAWMQIAYLHNAASNHVAAAKAYETILEINPRYGLALNNLAYLCSERLGQPKRGYELASKARELLPNDPFTADTFGWVLYRNGDYPRALGLVQESARRLPEDPEVQFHLGMIHYMMGEELPARLALQGAMELGAPDANWRPEAAERLRILALDSNATNAAALKELESLRARFPQDPILLGRTAATAERAGQWQKAAQDYEKALTLNSNLVPAMVKLARLYASSLNDAPRAMALARRARNLDPDNPQVTHTLGRIAFDSARNAEDFKWAYSLLQESARDEAADAGVHFDLALAAYAVGNEADAVAAMQKVVAATPPSPNAGAARLFLEMNVLLTGPATNALPRVESVLRQQPDYVPALMVLGRLKANQGDATTAREIYEKALQQYPAFSPAYKPLALLYAGPLHDAQKAYDFASKAREAFPDDLQIARLLGGLAYQRGEFSSAIQLLKQSASAYPTDADLYYTLGFAQHKFKLGDDCKASLTRALALNPGSAFAEQARTILAGLK
- a CDS encoding SUMF1/EgtB/PvdO family nonheme iron enzyme, with translation MRFFALLLCAVGFVSSLSAQNARFFRVAGPVPTKITAFNADGHVTWTNAPTNATFTVQTAVPTPGPSNWVDYIQVRATNVITTEWLFDPKAPANMTLIPAGVFQMGDALNDGWSPDGPVHTNYVSAIYMDKFEVTKALWDSVFQWATNHGYSFTNSGLGKAFNHPVQFVNWYDVVKWCNARSEMEGKTPAYYTESLQTNIYRTGE
- the prsK gene encoding XrtA/PEP-CTERM system histidine kinase PrsK, encoding MGIAELINLVAALGAFAFVIGVILRRSFALPQWFFLLVMVLLGLEALFQFASVSAVHNEPMLRWQRLCLLTEAILPSAWLAFSLTFARLNAGQFLRRWAISLFLLLATPIALTLVFWSDLVADAVWMARAGQLVMPMSLAAQAVNLILIIGAVGMLANLEWTFRASVGTARWKIKYAVIGLALLSGARIYTSSQVVITSALNVHLVIINSAALLVACVFLTVAAYRSRLAQIDIYPSTEALHKSMSVILAGIYLVLVGLVAKGFTLIVGHGAFPVTTVLVLLALGGLAALCFSNRVRRGIREFTSAYFRRPMHDYRRIWADYTHQAVAVFDPQQFARSVVIKVLSETFDALSVTVWVADETERQFAFAASTVIEAGQKEATSLPTEVYEGIQALGNAVQPVDIDRAVAAWCGRLRASNPSQFSKSGHRYCLPLISGGEIVGLIVIGDRVRGARFSLEDLELLKCLGDQIAASLRNLRLSEKLMRARELEAFQAMSTFLVHDLKNTASALTLTLRNLPAHFENPAFREDALRTLTKSVDRVNQLISRLTMLRQRLELRRTRASLNEVVETALKSAGDAPGITLERRLGDLPLVSIDVEQIESAIVNLVLNARDAMSGRGKIQIETGLRNGEVFFSIADGGCGMSPTFVAQSLFRPFKTSKKNGLGIGMFQTKTIIEAHGGRIAVQSEPGQGSTFQLWLPVNASEDCQ
- the prsR gene encoding PEP-CTERM-box response regulator transcription factor encodes the protein MKPKLLIVDDDEEIRSQLKWALANDYAVVTAADRAEAVSAFTSERPVVTVLDLGLPPRPADPEEGLATLAALLELDRAAKVVVVTGQGEKDNALRAIGEGAYDFLNKPVDLDELTVILRRASYVAHLEAEYRELQRTTSSDDGFEGMLGGSARMQTVFTAIRRVATTDAPVLILGESGTGKEVAARAIHRQSRRREGPFVPINCGAIPETLLESELFGHEKGSFTGAHAQRKGRIEMAGGGMLFLDEIGELPLAMQVKLLRFLQEQTIERVGGRAPIQVDTRVLAATNVDLKKAMAEGRFREDLYYRLAVVVIKLPPLRERATDIPVLAKSFLKRFGAQNERNSLEFSAAAVRALQTHDWPGNVRELENRVKRAVIMAEGRQVVPADLELADVNRSTRVLTLKDAREGAEREAVERAMQRHGGKISRAADELGISRPTLYELMEKLGLRKSDDGQDRE
- a CDS encoding exosortase/archaeosortase family protein gives rise to the protein MSELKPSAAHGSSARNAEARRFKAFGWFAAGLTLAFAWPLLELVRFAWGNDFHSHALLIPFVVAYLIWQRRAALPGESGRSPLLAGGLLLLGLAVLAGLWSYGGTSAPEPRAHLALATLGYLLFLGAGAFWFLGGRLLWHCAFPAVLLVFLLPMPLAMENAIEVFLQHASAEAASLFFAATGSTVYREGLVFRLPGIAIQVAQECSGIRSSLVLFITSLIAGDLLLKSPWRRAALTLFVIPLAILRNGFRVFTIAMLCVHVSPGMIDSPIHHRGGPIFFALSLIPFFLFLLWLRRGERRRESRGKIATCADGTEPPHDARSPGSTSSGHRIEVS
- a CDS encoding nucleotide sugar dehydrogenase → MKAAIVGLGYVGLPLSLQFARSGVTILGLDVDLAKVEALNAGRSYIKHITAESVAEQIQAGRFAAATDFRRVQEVDAVIICVPTPLNKNREPDITYILETGRAIAPHLRKGTLVVLESTTYPGTTDEDLRGVLEAGSQLKAGTDFHLAFSPEREDPANPDSKVASIPKVIGGFTPACLEKAVALYSKAIKTLVPVSSCRAAEATKLVENTFRSVNIALVNELKVVYTAMGIDVWEVINAAKTKPFGFMAFYPGPGLGGHCIPIDPFYLTWKAREYGQNTKFIELAGEINTAMPEYVVHRVADALNERGRAVKGSRILIVGLAYKPNVDDERESPSYVLMNLLSARGATVEYYDPYVPVIKPTREHSHWAGKKSVSWDRASIAGFDLVLIATNHACVNYQELADWAVSIVDTRNAMAVCKTKPGQVMKA